One genomic region from Leptospira inadai serovar Lyme str. 10 encodes:
- a CDS encoding fibronectin-binding protein: MKSRRMLAILAVIALVTSVSVMKADPQLDLSGTYKANGINPNGTRYKGTVVFKKNDIGSYDVVWSVGIRLEGTAMLDGDTVSADWGDSSPIVYTVREGGRVLDGVWAHGNGLEILTR, from the coding sequence ATGAAATCACGAAGAATGTTAGCAATCCTTGCGGTCATTGCTTTAGTGACATCGGTAAGCGTAATGAAAGCGGATCCTCAACTCGATCTAAGCGGAACGTACAAAGCGAACGGCATAAATCCGAACGGAACCAGATACAAAGGAACGGTCGTTTTTAAGAAAAACGATATCGGGAGCTATGATGTAGTTTGGTCCGTAGGTATTCGACTAGAAGGAACGGCAATGTTAGACGGTGACACTGTCAGTGCGGACTGGGGAGATAGCAGTCCCATCGTTTATACCGTAAGAGAAGGAGGGAGGGTTTTAGACGGAGTTTGGGCCCACGGCAACGGGTTAGAGATTCTTACTCGATAA
- a CDS encoding Crp/Fnr family transcriptional regulator, giving the protein MQTSTEIKSSSANHWKTIRQEYSSQLESLEIKRKYKKGELIFSEKDLYRGFFTVSSGIFKVYCLNSDGREAILRIFSVGEVIAAHPIFYMRETCNYPAFCEALQEGELLYYPKDEFTSFLLQNTRALFLFSALTVEHLNYFRKKMMENLFLSVKDRILSFLRESGAEEEFISLPITKQQLALLLGTTPESISRAFRSLLEDSLLEEKGDSYRVKRIILSRK; this is encoded by the coding sequence ATGCAAACTTCAACCGAAATCAAATCCAGTAGCGCTAATCATTGGAAGACGATCCGCCAAGAGTATTCCTCCCAGCTCGAATCGTTAGAGATTAAAAGAAAATATAAAAAAGGCGAATTAATCTTTAGCGAGAAAGATCTTTATCGCGGATTTTTTACGGTTTCATCGGGTATTTTCAAAGTGTATTGCCTAAACTCCGACGGGCGAGAAGCAATTCTTCGGATTTTCTCGGTCGGCGAGGTGATAGCCGCTCATCCTATATTTTATATGAGGGAAACTTGCAATTACCCTGCGTTTTGCGAAGCGCTGCAGGAAGGCGAGTTACTATACTACCCGAAGGATGAATTTACCTCTTTCTTACTGCAAAATACCAGAGCACTGTTCCTGTTTTCCGCTCTAACCGTAGAGCATTTGAATTATTTCAGAAAGAAAATGATGGAGAACCTTTTCTTATCGGTGAAGGATAGAATACTTAGTTTCTTACGTGAGTCGGGCGCCGAAGAAGAATTCATCTCGCTCCCGATTACTAAGCAGCAACTTGCATTATTATTAGGAACGACTCCCGAATCCATAAGCAGGGCCTTCCGTTCTCTCTTAGAAGATTCTCTCCTGGAAGAGAAAGGAGATTCTTATCGCGTTAAACGAATCATACTATCTCGTAAGTAA
- a CDS encoding NnrS family protein has protein sequence MEIKDVQIKFSYDRQMNMLFDSKASIWTFAFRPFFLGTGLHAMFAILVWILFHFYSFSPPYTTVSIQFHMYEMVFGFARAAILGFLFTAAQNWTKTVLLKENRLIVLFLLWLFGRFGFLSNSCFSRLSFSADMLCDIVALYYLLPALLKRGQEHNRIIAFIFGVFCLIHATVIFSIIEVIPSYLILHLIHISIFVILFIIIIIAGRIIPFFTSVAIQMAFPQKFRRLEQTIQYFGILLLLEEFLEFWFPNRLSLSGSFCFIYAVLNAVRWLYWKPWKSIRIPILFILHSGYFWLVIGLLTYAFSRFGFGSNSPAYHILTTGAIGVFIYGMLTRVSLGHTGRPIRASKLTILGYVFINLTVLARGFLPLFGRNQEAYILSALFWNLSFLIFFLEYTNILIQPRPDEKPAPLPN, from the coding sequence ATGGAGATCAAAGACGTTCAAATCAAATTTTCGTATGATCGACAAATGAATATGCTTTTCGATTCCAAAGCGAGTATTTGGACGTTCGCTTTCCGCCCTTTTTTTCTGGGAACGGGGCTTCATGCTATGTTCGCCATCTTAGTTTGGATATTATTTCATTTTTATAGTTTTTCACCGCCTTACACGACCGTAAGCATCCAATTTCATATGTACGAGATGGTTTTCGGTTTTGCGCGAGCAGCAATTCTCGGTTTTCTTTTTACTGCAGCTCAGAATTGGACGAAAACCGTACTATTAAAGGAAAATAGACTAATCGTCTTATTTCTGCTCTGGCTCTTCGGAAGATTCGGATTTCTCTCGAACTCATGTTTTTCTAGGCTCTCATTCTCGGCCGATATGCTTTGCGATATAGTAGCGCTTTACTATTTGTTGCCTGCTCTTCTGAAACGAGGGCAGGAACACAATCGAATCATAGCGTTTATCTTTGGAGTGTTCTGCTTAATTCACGCAACCGTGATTTTCTCCATTATCGAAGTAATCCCTTCCTATTTAATCCTGCATTTAATACATATTTCCATTTTTGTAATACTCTTTATTATCATTATTATAGCAGGAAGGATTATTCCCTTTTTTACATCCGTCGCGATTCAGATGGCCTTTCCTCAAAAATTCCGGAGGTTAGAGCAAACAATTCAGTATTTCGGTATCCTATTATTACTCGAGGAATTTCTCGAATTTTGGTTTCCTAATCGGCTTTCACTATCCGGAAGTTTTTGTTTTATTTACGCCGTATTAAATGCCGTTCGTTGGTTATACTGGAAGCCTTGGAAGTCGATACGGATTCCTATTCTATTCATTTTGCATTCGGGTTACTTTTGGCTCGTCATAGGGCTTCTAACGTATGCATTTTCGCGCTTCGGGTTCGGTTCGAACTCCCCCGCCTATCACATTCTCACGACCGGGGCAATCGGAGTATTCATATACGGAATGCTCACGCGAGTCTCTCTCGGGCATACAGGACGACCGATTCGCGCGTCTAAACTCACGATCCTGGGATATGTATTCATAAATTTAACGGTGCTCGCTCGCGGATTTCTACCATTATTCGGTCGCAACCAAGAGGCGTATATTTTATCCGCTTTATTTTGGAACTTATCCTTTCTTATTTTTTTTTTAGAATATACTAATATTTTAATTCAACCTAGACCGGACGAGAAGCCTGCCCCTCTACCTAACTGA
- a CDS encoding LBL_2463 family protein, translated as MSHRVFDQISKHSIQRTPRLTLNTWLPGSGFDILDKVRNFSTKIYRSAGYNEYPFMNFDPWSIWFYVTDREGHIQAASRLVEKRDDNLVPIEFALLDFPFHHGEAENIEHYTKSKLNIRYAIVKTNSADWNSVSFRPTILGGRAMKLCATAVANYCITKGFEIVYGLINPEWLGLHRVYLDYGAKESDEFPNLVYYPHCKLRGRVSKFRIIEMHKNSLQYLAMNAV; from the coding sequence ATGTCACATAGAGTTTTTGACCAAATTTCTAAGCATAGCATTCAAAGGACCCCTCGCTTGACGTTGAATACCTGGCTTCCCGGTTCCGGGTTCGATATCTTAGATAAAGTAAGAAATTTTAGCACTAAAATATACAGAAGCGCTGGATATAACGAATATCCTTTTATGAATTTCGATCCATGGTCGATCTGGTTCTATGTTACCGATCGTGAAGGTCATATTCAAGCTGCCAGTAGATTAGTGGAAAAACGGGATGATAACCTTGTGCCGATTGAATTTGCCCTTTTGGACTTTCCGTTTCATCACGGGGAAGCGGAAAATATCGAGCACTATACGAAATCCAAGCTAAACATCAGATATGCAATAGTAAAAACAAATTCTGCAGATTGGAATTCGGTTTCATTTCGCCCCACTATTTTAGGTGGAAGGGCTATGAAGCTATGCGCGACAGCTGTGGCCAATTACTGCATTACGAAGGGTTTCGAAATAGTTTACGGACTGATTAACCCGGAGTGGCTGGGATTGCATCGGGTGTATTTGGATTATGGAGCAAAAGAATCGGACGAATTCCCGAATCTGGTCTATTACCCGCATTGCAAATTAAGGGGGAGGGTTTCAAAATTTAGAATTATCGAAATGCATAAAAATTCTTTACAGTATTTGGCGATGAATGCGGTATAA
- a CDS encoding LIC10906 family membrane protein, with protein sequence MFSIQFVETATVLFSLILGVYVLKISPSCDLNRRFFILCALIALWIGCFLVRDLLPIEIRPFAFDWMLLPSIFIPSTLNSIIRELKGKKGDLPLLQRVGSLAHAILLSYFVYCSCFCKFSILIDSKNFYYRSTFNYHLLLIYATAVLGFCIVTLGNLIRVSNGSTRVRMILLLSGITVSLLFALVFIYFLPLIQIFHTNLVSVGTIISLCLWAIAILQYDAFEIKDQLLMGQKIPFLVRVSLPAVLLLYHLADPNDYTEKILDIRSQIASSLIEFNYELVTRTSLEGDEKSRVIAEQFGRYFK encoded by the coding sequence ATGTTCTCGATACAATTTGTAGAAACGGCCACCGTGTTATTCTCCCTAATTCTTGGGGTCTATGTACTGAAAATTTCGCCCTCCTGCGATTTGAATCGAAGATTTTTCATCCTCTGCGCCTTGATCGCCCTCTGGATTGGCTGTTTCTTGGTACGGGATCTTTTGCCTATAGAAATTAGGCCGTTCGCATTCGATTGGATGCTACTTCCTTCGATTTTCATACCCTCGACCCTAAATTCGATCATTCGAGAACTAAAAGGAAAAAAAGGGGATCTTCCTCTCCTTCAGAGGGTAGGGAGTTTAGCTCATGCAATTTTGTTGAGTTATTTTGTTTATTGTTCTTGTTTTTGTAAGTTCAGCATTCTTATAGATTCAAAGAATTTTTACTATCGATCCACGTTTAACTATCATCTATTATTAATATATGCGACTGCCGTTTTGGGATTTTGTATAGTAACTTTGGGAAATCTAATTCGGGTTTCGAACGGATCGACGCGGGTTCGGATGATATTATTATTAAGCGGTATTACCGTTTCTCTGCTTTTCGCACTAGTTTTCATTTATTTTTTACCGTTGATTCAGATTTTTCATACAAATTTAGTATCAGTCGGAACCATTATCTCTCTCTGCTTGTGGGCAATCGCTATTTTGCAATACGACGCGTTTGAAATAAAGGACCAATTACTAATGGGGCAGAAGATTCCGTTTTTGGTTCGGGTCAGTCTGCCTGCCGTCCTGCTTTTGTACCATCTGGCCGATCCTAACGATTATACTGAGAAGATATTGGATATTAGATCTCAGATTGCCAGTTCATTAATCGAGTTTAATTATGAACTGGTTACAAGAACGTCGCTTGAAGGCGATGAAAAATCTAGAGTGATTGCGGAGCAATTTGGCCGGTATTTTAAATGA
- a CDS encoding helix-turn-helix transcriptional regulator has product MIKSAGERVKFVRTEGRTAEINQKDFAEEIKITQAMLSLIESNKQPLSYAIALKIEKATGYRAEWLIDGVKPEKLSKNFQEIRNPKDQEELLRLISKTNAGDYVLLLLSKLSSADREAVFKLIESLASKRKT; this is encoded by the coding sequence ATGATAAAATCAGCAGGAGAACGGGTAAAATTCGTCCGGACAGAGGGCCGAACCGCGGAAATCAATCAGAAAGATTTTGCCGAGGAGATAAAAATTACTCAAGCGATGCTGAGTTTAATCGAATCGAATAAGCAACCTCTTTCCTACGCTATCGCACTTAAGATCGAAAAGGCGACGGGATATAGGGCCGAATGGTTGATCGACGGCGTTAAGCCCGAAAAACTATCTAAAAATTTCCAAGAAATAAGGAATCCGAAGGATCAGGAAGAACTTCTGCGACTAATCTCCAAAACGAACGCGGGCGATTACGTCCTGCTTCTACTTTCAAAGCTTTCCAGTGCGGATCGGGAGGCCGTTTTTAAACTCATTGAATCCTTAGCTAGCAAACGAAAGACTTAA
- a CDS encoding histidine kinase N-terminal 7TM domain-containing protein has translation MAIVTFVLLSLSAAYFYKGSEKNYLSLSFSLIALLMSAWCILFSLSEMQLSLTFRSSLVNLIPIPILFIPILLTYIIFNYFRPDSLESLPALLTLIHVIAILFFSWYSFGGIVGPYQTEGTLGIFKPDPLCYSIYAYIYASVFVCLAMLIRNIFRGVYFVRLHSIYLFAGAVFCGLVSSFLIILLPLFGIPAALTAVLGISSFLWIAWISVINYRFFTIELSDFKYDFRNPKFSSAILSLNRFLMKKIDPATFAEICDQFETKRREEVYALQAEMLLESVYSKEGTISDHVKQYSRKVTDLFVS, from the coding sequence TTGGCAATCGTAACATTTGTCCTTTTATCTCTATCGGCAGCGTATTTTTATAAGGGTTCGGAAAAAAATTATTTGAGCCTCTCTTTTTCACTCATTGCGCTTCTGATGTCCGCGTGGTGTATTCTTTTTTCTTTAAGTGAAATGCAGCTTTCGTTAACTTTTCGGTCCTCTCTCGTAAATCTAATTCCGATTCCGATTCTCTTTATTCCGATTTTATTAACGTATATAATTTTCAATTACTTTAGACCGGATTCCTTGGAATCCCTACCGGCATTATTGACTCTAATTCACGTGATAGCGATCCTATTCTTCTCCTGGTATTCGTTCGGGGGGATCGTCGGTCCGTATCAAACGGAAGGAACGCTTGGAATTTTTAAACCGGATCCGCTTTGTTACTCTATCTACGCTTATATCTATGCTTCAGTCTTTGTATGCCTTGCGATGCTGATTCGAAATATCTTCAGGGGAGTCTATTTCGTAAGGCTTCATTCCATTTATCTATTTGCGGGAGCGGTTTTCTGCGGACTTGTTTCTTCCTTTTTAATAATTCTGCTGCCTTTGTTCGGGATTCCCGCAGCTTTGACGGCTGTACTCGGAATTTCGTCATTCCTATGGATCGCCTGGATTTCGGTAATTAATTACAGATTCTTTACTATAGAACTTTCCGATTTTAAGTACGATTTCCGAAATCCTAAATTCTCTTCTGCGATCCTGTCCTTGAATCGATTCCTAATGAAAAAAATCGATCCGGCGACCTTTGCGGAAATTTGCGATCAGTTTGAGACTAAGAGAAGGGAGGAGGTATATGCTTTGCAGGCGGAAATGTTGTTGGAGTCCGTGTATTCGAAAGAAGGGACAATATCCGATCATGTTAAACAATATTCTCGAAAAGTAACGGATCTTTTTGTAAGCTAA
- a CDS encoding alginate export family protein produces the protein MKQFIAPTRSFNIVRSSKIQTNRKSRKEGTRKLSSLKKYISKFNSSELIMILLITSGLNAQTLENPAQKTDPVVPQTQNQPEPPKSEPPKTESPDPKKKPEEVKYATPLKGDIPLEYLRTLLITPEQMKDTQKSNLFWLDNLKMGFSARPRYESRENSTFNKRVDDYTSFVGQNTQIWFLLDPSPYFSVKITMQDSRLWGGSQGAQNAGNWSYALTTGSGATLTPGTTANTNVRSNTDIREAFIVLKKSEKLPVSIFIGRQVFAFGDLKIVGPLNWLNTGFSFDGVRFVHDSKWFRSHIFGTILSDQYNAPYGLTTSNGQAKGTIDEAYFTGMYNTIKGGDIAHLDLYALEVSKKWIANPNPTDFDSRLKQRDNLLTTGFRLTNRTNMNNLPAGKIWDWTIESAWQSGYTGDRVKADWDILNLQTASGKNIYTQRVQYDTHFLSLDTGWKVLDNVRLGAGYIFGSGDPNRSDAKVGTWQTLFPQVAGSFPNWNTMNGQSLLAGFQNTKSYSARMNIKTESYGTFIFAFYDTLKATPQDAWYNVSGVPNTGNSTENFSNNKFTIDNGRLGKHLFYQYDFTWIYNYSEYISIWSGFSLVRAQDAIRNARDNPYAANPLDRTTFEPNSKFFYLMVSVSL, from the coding sequence ATGAAACAATTTATAGCACCAACCCGGAGCTTTAACATCGTGAGAAGCTCTAAGATACAGACAAATAGAAAGTCCCGAAAAGAAGGTACTCGCAAGCTTAGCAGTCTTAAGAAGTATATTTCTAAGTTTAATTCCTCCGAGTTAATTATGATTTTATTAATTACTTCGGGGCTGAACGCGCAAACTTTGGAAAATCCGGCTCAAAAAACCGATCCGGTAGTCCCGCAAACTCAAAACCAACCGGAACCTCCCAAATCTGAACCTCCGAAAACGGAATCTCCCGATCCTAAGAAAAAACCGGAAGAGGTAAAATATGCCACTCCGTTGAAAGGTGACATCCCTCTTGAATACTTAAGAACCTTACTTATTACTCCGGAACAAATGAAAGACACGCAAAAATCTAATTTGTTCTGGCTGGACAATCTTAAAATGGGATTTTCAGCCCGGCCAAGATACGAATCTAGGGAAAACTCGACTTTTAACAAGCGGGTAGACGACTATACTTCTTTCGTCGGCCAAAATACCCAGATTTGGTTTTTACTCGACCCTTCTCCGTATTTCTCCGTAAAAATTACAATGCAGGACAGTAGGCTCTGGGGAGGAAGTCAGGGCGCGCAAAATGCAGGAAACTGGTCTTATGCGCTCACGACCGGATCCGGAGCGACTTTGACCCCCGGGACTACCGCTAACACGAATGTCCGAAGCAATACGGATATCAGGGAGGCTTTTATCGTTTTGAAAAAATCGGAGAAACTCCCGGTGTCGATTTTTATCGGACGCCAAGTCTTCGCATTCGGAGATCTCAAAATCGTAGGGCCGTTAAATTGGTTAAACACCGGGTTTTCCTTCGACGGCGTCCGTTTTGTTCATGATTCGAAATGGTTTCGTTCCCATATTTTCGGAACTATTCTATCCGATCAATATAATGCGCCCTACGGGTTAACTACGAGTAACGGCCAAGCGAAAGGAACCATCGATGAGGCGTACTTTACGGGAATGTATAATACGATCAAGGGCGGCGATATAGCGCATCTTGATTTATACGCATTAGAAGTCTCTAAAAAATGGATCGCTAATCCTAATCCTACGGACTTTGATAGCAGATTGAAGCAACGGGACAACTTGTTGACTACAGGGTTTCGATTAACCAATAGAACGAATATGAATAACTTACCCGCCGGCAAAATATGGGACTGGACGATTGAATCGGCCTGGCAATCCGGATACACAGGTGACCGGGTCAAAGCGGATTGGGACATTTTAAATCTCCAAACCGCTTCGGGTAAGAATATATACACGCAACGAGTTCAGTACGATACCCATTTCTTATCTCTCGATACGGGCTGGAAAGTTTTAGATAACGTTCGACTCGGCGCAGGGTATATCTTCGGATCCGGGGATCCGAATCGATCCGATGCAAAAGTCGGAACCTGGCAAACTCTCTTTCCTCAAGTTGCCGGATCCTTCCCGAACTGGAATACCATGAACGGGCAGTCGCTTTTGGCAGGATTCCAGAATACGAAATCGTATTCAGCTAGGATGAATATTAAAACGGAATCTTACGGAACGTTTATTTTCGCGTTCTACGATACGCTAAAAGCCACTCCGCAAGACGCATGGTATAATGTTTCCGGAGTTCCGAACACCGGAAACAGCACTGAAAACTTTTCGAACAACAAATTCACGATCGATAACGGTCGACTCGGGAAACATTTATTCTATCAATACGATTTTACTTGGATTTACAATTATTCCGAATACATCTCGATTTGGTCCGGATTTTCCTTAGTAAGAGCTCAGGACGCAATAAGAAATGCAAGAGATAATCCTTATGCCGCTAATCCTCTCGATCGCACCACGTTCGAACCGAATTCTAAGTTCTTTTATCTGATGGTCTCAGTCTCACTATAA
- a CDS encoding CmpA/NrtA family ABC transporter substrate-binding protein, translated as MRRRIGYLALMIGILGYSLDISGVFAEGKLETTKAKIGYIALMDSAPLVIAAEKGLFKKYGMNDVEVVKQASWGTTRDNLELGSENGGIDGAHILTPMPYALTLGINTKGNKPVPMYILARLNLNNQGISAAMKYKDIGLSIDSSPLKAIASRAKADGKPLTVAMTFPTGTHNYWLRYWLAAGGIDPDLDVTTIVVPPPQMVANMKVETMDAFCVGEPWNQQLLNQKIGYTALMTQEIWKDHPEKSFTMRKDWVDKNPNSAKAILKAIMEAQIWAEKSENIKEMAKILSQKNWINVPEADILPRLKGEFIYGDGRDMSNKIPKMKYWSSNASFPYKSHDKWFLAETRRWGFLPNGVDYDKVVNQVNRADIWRDCALSIGQKKAIPKTDSRGIETFFDGVKFDPNDPEGYLSKLTIKNIDGKKTSHGKK; from the coding sequence ATGCGAAGAAGAATAGGATATTTAGCGCTCATGATCGGAATACTTGGTTATTCCCTCGATATTTCCGGAGTATTCGCGGAAGGAAAATTAGAAACTACTAAGGCGAAGATAGGTTATATCGCGTTAATGGATTCCGCTCCGCTGGTTATAGCGGCTGAAAAGGGACTTTTCAAGAAGTACGGAATGAACGATGTGGAGGTCGTTAAGCAAGCCTCCTGGGGAACTACCCGCGATAATCTTGAGCTTGGTTCCGAAAATGGCGGCATTGATGGAGCCCACATACTTACTCCGATGCCTTATGCATTGACGTTAGGGATAAACACGAAAGGAAATAAACCGGTTCCGATGTACATTCTAGCTCGCTTGAATTTGAATAACCAAGGGATTTCCGCAGCTATGAAATACAAAGATATCGGCCTCTCGATAGATAGCTCTCCTCTAAAAGCTATCGCATCTAGGGCAAAAGCCGACGGGAAGCCGTTGACGGTTGCGATGACATTCCCGACGGGGACTCATAATTACTGGCTACGCTATTGGTTAGCGGCAGGCGGAATTGATCCGGACTTGGACGTTACTACGATCGTTGTTCCTCCGCCGCAAATGGTAGCAAATATGAAAGTTGAGACCATGGATGCTTTTTGCGTGGGCGAACCCTGGAACCAACAACTTCTCAATCAAAAGATAGGATATACCGCGCTCATGACTCAAGAGATCTGGAAAGATCATCCGGAGAAATCTTTCACAATGCGTAAAGATTGGGTGGATAAAAACCCGAATTCGGCCAAAGCGATCTTAAAGGCCATTATGGAAGCTCAAATATGGGCGGAAAAAAGCGAGAATATTAAGGAGATGGCCAAAATTCTTTCCCAAAAAAATTGGATCAACGTGCCTGAAGCAGACATTCTTCCGAGGTTGAAAGGCGAGTTTATTTATGGAGACGGTCGGGATATGAGCAATAAAATTCCGAAGATGAAATATTGGAGCAGTAATGCTAGCTTTCCGTATAAGAGCCACGATAAATGGTTTTTAGCGGAAACAAGACGATGGGGATTTTTGCCGAACGGGGTCGATTATGACAAAGTCGTGAATCAAGTGAATCGCGCCGATATCTGGAGAGATTGCGCCCTATCGATCGGACAGAAAAAGGCAATTCCTAAAACCGATTCGCGAGGAATCGAAACTTTCTTTGACGGAGTAAAATTCGATCCTAACGATCCGGAAGGGTATTTAAGTAAATTAACAATTAAGAATATAGACGGAAAGAAAACGTCTCACGGTAAGAAATGA
- the ntrB gene encoding nitrate ABC transporter permease — protein MNTIEMKSVPVASSVLDSTVKINSNLEFGSSVDSDRAASRKNAILTILLPGFALLIFGILWQFYSRMQDVTLPGPIQTITDSKELILHPWFDNGANDKGIGWQLLSSLQRVAIGYSCASFVGVILGILIGKSNLAFKAVDPIFQVLRTIPPLGWLPISLAAFNKAGPSAVFVIFITSLWPIIINTSVGIMRIPKDYENISKVYQINGIRYFYKILLPAAAPYIFTGLRISIGMAWLAIVAAEMLTGGVGIGFFIWDSWNSSRLSDLLVALVFVGLVGLLLDRGMGFVGKFFGSKSEV, from the coding sequence ATGAATACGATCGAAATGAAATCCGTTCCGGTAGCTTCCTCGGTTTTAGATTCTACGGTTAAGATAAATTCGAACCTTGAATTCGGATCCTCGGTTGATTCGGACCGTGCAGCTTCGAGAAAGAATGCGATTCTGACGATTCTATTGCCCGGCTTTGCATTACTGATTTTCGGAATCCTCTGGCAGTTTTATTCCCGGATGCAGGATGTTACGCTTCCCGGTCCGATTCAAACAATTACGGATTCGAAAGAGCTTATACTTCATCCTTGGTTTGATAACGGAGCAAATGATAAAGGAATCGGCTGGCAATTACTTTCCTCGTTGCAAAGAGTCGCTATCGGTTATTCTTGTGCGTCTTTCGTCGGAGTAATTCTGGGCATTCTAATAGGAAAATCGAATTTAGCCTTCAAGGCGGTAGATCCGATTTTTCAAGTCTTAAGAACGATTCCACCTTTGGGTTGGCTGCCGATTTCCTTGGCGGCCTTCAATAAGGCGGGACCCTCCGCGGTTTTCGTCATCTTTATAACTTCGCTTTGGCCGATTATCATAAATACTTCGGTTGGAATTATGCGAATCCCCAAGGATTACGAGAATATCTCGAAAGTGTATCAAATTAATGGAATACGATATTTTTACAAAATTTTACTGCCGGCGGCGGCCCCGTATATTTTTACGGGGTTGCGAATTTCGATCGGTATGGCTTGGCTTGCGATCGTTGCCGCCGAAATGCTGACCGGAGGTGTCGGAATCGGGTTCTTTATATGGGATTCATGGAACAGCTCAAGATTAAGCGACTTGCTCGTCGCACTCGTTTTCGTAGGACTCGTGGGGTTGCTTTTGGATCGAGGGATGGGATTCGTGGGAAAATTTTTCGGAAGTAAATCCGAAGTTTGA
- a CDS encoding ABC transporter ATP-binding protein: MEKSESTNFVQINNVHQIFGSGKARYYALAGIDLNIAQGEFVSIIGHSGCGKSTLLNLVAGLITPTSGKVAVDGVAVTKPGLDRAVVFQSHSLLPWLTVEENVRVAVDSVYPDRDKGFRKAETLKFVEMVNLSAHSKKKPSEISGGMKQRVGIARAFATNPKVLLLDEPFGALDALTRGKMQDELSSIWEQFRKTVIMITHDIDEALYLSDRIILMSNGPKATINRILNVRFPRKRDRESILEDPSYNELRKEMLHYLIQASHHDSVA, encoded by the coding sequence ATGGAAAAATCGGAGAGTACAAATTTCGTTCAGATTAATAACGTGCATCAAATTTTCGGATCGGGGAAGGCCCGTTACTATGCGTTAGCCGGGATAGATTTGAATATAGCGCAAGGCGAATTCGTGAGCATTATAGGCCATTCCGGATGCGGTAAATCCACTCTATTGAATCTAGTCGCGGGTTTAATAACTCCGACTTCAGGAAAAGTTGCCGTGGATGGTGTTGCCGTTACGAAACCCGGCTTGGATCGCGCCGTGGTTTTTCAATCACACTCCTTACTTCCTTGGTTAACGGTTGAAGAGAATGTGAGAGTAGCGGTGGACAGCGTATATCCGGATCGCGATAAGGGGTTCAGAAAAGCGGAGACTCTGAAGTTCGTAGAAATGGTCAATCTCTCCGCGCATTCTAAGAAGAAACCTTCGGAAATTTCCGGCGGTATGAAGCAACGGGTAGGGATCGCTAGAGCTTTTGCTACAAATCCGAAGGTCCTCTTATTGGATGAACCGTTCGGAGCTTTGGATGCGTTGACTAGAGGAAAAATGCAGGACGAGCTAAGTTCAATTTGGGAACAATTCCGCAAGACCGTGATTATGATCACTCACGATATTGATGAGGCGCTTTATTTGTCGGATAGAATTATTTTGATGTCCAACGGGCCTAAGGCGACTATCAATAGGATTTTGAACGTTCGCTTTCCCCGAAAAAGGGATAGGGAATCGATATTAGAGGACCCGTCTTATAACGAATTGAGAAAAGAAATGCTTCACTATCTAATCCAAGCTAGTCATCACGACTCGGTTGCGTAG